One genomic window of Onychomys torridus chromosome 19, mOncTor1.1, whole genome shotgun sequence includes the following:
- the Dll1 gene encoding delta-like protein 1, whose translation MGRRSALALAVVSALLCQVWSSGVFELKLQEFVNKKGLLGNRNCCRGGSGPPCACRTFFRVCLKHYQASVSPEPPCTYGSTVTPVLGVDSFSLPDGAGIDPAFSNPIRFPFGFTWPGTFSLIIEALHTDSPDDLATENPERLISRLTTQRHLTVGEEWSQDLHSSGRTDLRYSYRFVCDEHYYGEGCSVFCRPRDDAFGHFTCGERGEKVCDPGWKGQYCTEPICLPGCDDQHGFCDKPGECKCRVGWQGRYCDECIRYPGCLHGTCQQPWQCNCQEGWGGLFCNQDLNYCTHHKPCRNGATCTNTGQGSYTCSCRPGYTGANCELEVDECAPSPCRNGGSCTDLEDSYSCTCPPGFYGKICELSAMTCADGPCFNGGRCSDNPDGGYTCRCPLGFSGFNCEKKMDLCSSSPCSNGAKCVDLGNTYLCRCQAGFSGRHCEDNVDDCASSPCANGGTCRDSVNDFSCTCPPGYTGRNCSAPVNRCEHAPCHNGGTCHQRGQRYVCECAQGYGGPNCQFLLPEPPQGPMVVDIIDRHMESQGGPFPWVAVCAGVVLVLMLLLGCAAVVVCVRLKLQKHQAPPDPCGGETETMNNLANCQREKDVSVSIIGATQIKNTNKKADFHGDHGADKSSFKARYPAVDYNLVRDLKGEEATIRDAHSKRDTKCQPQGSAGEEKGTSTLRGGEVPDRKRPESVYSTSKDTKYQSVYVLSTEKDECVIATEV comes from the exons ATGGGCCGTCGGAGCGCGCTAGCCCTTGCCGTGGTCTCGGCCCTGCTGTGCCAG GTCTGGAGCTCTGGCGTGTTTGAGCTGAAGCTGCAGGAGTTCGTCAACAAGAAGGGGCTGCTGGGGAACCGCAACTGCTGCCGCGGGGGTTCAGGCCCGCCGTGCGCCTGCAGGACCTTCTTCCGCGTATGCCTCAAGCACTATCAGGCCAGCGTGTCCCCGGAGCCACCCTGCACCTACGGTAGCACAGTCACGCCAGTGCTGGGTGTCGACTCCTTCAGCCTGCCTGATGGCGCAGGCATTGACCCTGCCTTCAGCAACCCCATCCGTTTTCCCTTCGGCTTCACCTGGCCA GGTACCTTCTCTCTGATCATTGAAGCCCTCCATACAGATTCTCCTGATGACCTCGCAACAG AAAACCCAGAAAGGCTCATCAGCCGCCTGACCACGCAGAGACACCTGACTGTGGGAGAGGAGTGGTCTCAGGACCTTCACAGTAGCGGGCGCACAGACCTCCGGTACTCTTACCGTTTTGTGTGTGATGAACACTACTACGGAGAAGGTTGCTCCGTGTTCTGCCGACCCAGGGATGATGCCTTTGGCCACTTCACCTgcggggagagaggggagaaggtgTGCGACCCTGGCTGGAAAGGCCAGTACTGCACTGAAC CAATCTGTCTGCCGGGGTGTGATGACCAACATGGATTTTGTGACAAGCCAGGGGAATGCAA GTGCAGAGTTGGATGGCAGGGCCGCTACTGCGATGAATGCATCCGGTACCCAGGCTGTCTCCATGGTACCTGTCAGCAGCCCTGGCAGTGTAATTgccaggaaggctgggggggccTTTTCTGCAACCAGG ACCTGAATTATTGCACTCATCACAAGCCATGCAGGAATGGAGCCACGTGCACCAACACGGGCCAGGGGAGCTACACGTGTTCCTGTCGGCCTGGGTACACAGGTGCCAACTGCGAGCTGGAGGTAGATGAGTGTGCGCCAAGCCCCTGCCGGAATGGAGGTAGCTGCACG GACCTTGAGGACAGCTACTCTTGCACCTGCCCCCCTGGCTTCTATGGCAAGATCTGTGAGCTGAGTGCCATGACTTGTGCAGATGGTCCCTGCTTCAATGGGGGACGGTGTTCAGACAACCCCGACGGAGGCTACACCTGTCGTTGCCCTTTGGGCTTCTCTGGCTTCAACTGTGAGAAGAAGATGGATCTCTGCAGCTCTTCCCCTTGTTCTAATG GTGCCAAGTGTGTGGACCTCGGCAATACCTACCTCTGCCGGTGCCAGGCTGGCTTCTCTGGGAGGCACTGTGAGGACAACGTGGATGACTGTGCCTCTTCCCCATGTGCGAATGGGGGCACCTGCCGGGATAGTGTCAATGATTTCTCCTGTACCTGCCCACCTGGTTACACAGGCAGGAACTGCAGTGCTCCCGTCAACAGGTGTGAGCATGCACCCTGTCACAACGGGGGCACCTGCCACCAGAGGGGCCAACGCTACGTGTGTGAGTGCGCCCAGGGCTACGGTGGCCCCAACTGCCAGTTCCTGCTCCCTGAGCCACCACAGGGCCCCATGGTGGTGGACATTATTGACAGGCATATGGAGAGCCAGGGCGGGCCCTTCCCCTGGGTGGCTGTGTGTGCCGGGGTGGTGCTTGTCCTGATGTTGCTGCTGGGCTGTGCTGCTGTGGTGGTCTGCGTCCGGCTGAAGCTACAGAAGCACCAGGCTCCACCTGACCCTtgtgggggagagacagagaccatGAACAACCTGGCCAATTGCCAGCGTGAGAAGGATGTTTCCGTCAGCATCATTGGGGCTACACAGATCAAGAACACCAACAAGAAGGCGGACTTTCATGGAGACCATGGAGCTGACAAGAGCAGCTTTAAGGCCCGTTACCCTGCTGTGGACTATAACCTCGTTCGAGACCTCAAGGGAGAGGAAGCCACCATCAGGGATGCACACAGCAAACGTGACACCAAGTGCCAGCCACAGGGCTCTGCGGGAGAAGAGAAGGGCACCTCAACACTCAGGGG TGGAGAGGTACCTGACAGAAAAAGGCCTGAGTCTGTCTACTCTACTTCAAAGGACACCAAGTACCAGTCGGTGTATGTTCTGTCTACAGAGAAGGACGAGTGTGTCATAGCAACTGAG GTGTAA